A single region of the Streptococcus sanguinis genome encodes:
- a CDS encoding HAD family hydrolase, which produces MIKNLVFDLGNVLIEWNSEKILTYFEPEKERQQVLRQVIFESGVWHQTDRGERSLKEACEEVLAQLDVSYHSAVKNILYHWYEVVHVYSGLQERIRLWSDQGYRIYILSTTCEIFYHIEKAGLLPIYPLLSGYILSSEVGVVKPEAEIYQKLLKKYNLNPVESVFIDDIQANLDTAAELGFETILSTSETENIRAMETLLAAKGKFD; this is translated from the coding sequence ATGATTAAAAATTTGGTTTTTGATTTGGGCAATGTTCTGATTGAATGGAATTCTGAGAAAATCTTGACATATTTTGAACCTGAGAAAGAGCGGCAGCAGGTTCTTAGGCAGGTCATTTTTGAGTCGGGTGTCTGGCATCAGACGGACAGGGGAGAGCGGAGTTTGAAAGAAGCTTGTGAGGAAGTCCTGGCTCAGTTGGACGTCTCCTATCATTCTGCCGTTAAGAATATCCTCTATCACTGGTATGAGGTTGTGCATGTTTACAGTGGTTTACAGGAAAGGATTCGGCTATGGTCTGATCAAGGTTATCGAATCTATATCTTGTCAACCACTTGTGAGATTTTTTATCATATTGAAAAAGCTGGTTTGTTGCCCATTTACCCACTGCTGTCGGGCTATATCCTTTCCTCAGAGGTCGGTGTCGTCAAGCCAGAAGCAGAGATTTACCAAAAGCTGTTGAAAAAATATAATCTGAATCCAGTAGAATCCGTCTTCATTGATGATATTCAGGCTAACTTAGATACGGCAGCTGAATTGGGCTTTGAAACCATCTTATCCACAAGCGAGACAGAGAATATCAGGGCTATGGAGACTTTGCTGGCTGCGAAAGGAAAGTTTGACTGA
- a CDS encoding NAD-dependent epimerase/dehydratase family protein: protein MVYNGDKTETENCMKGVAMKVLVTGATGFLGKYVVEELAEQGYQVRAFGRNLKAGRQLEGPLVEFFAGDFTREEEIFAACEGVDAVVHAGALSTIWGPWEQFYQTNVVGTKLVMEACRHFGVQRLVYISSPSVYAAARDQLAIKEEAAPQENELNFYIKSKLMAERIVGSYPQVPSVILRPRGLFGIGDTSIFPRILRLSQKLAIPLIRNGQQMMDMTCVENVALAVRLALEIPEAQGQVYNITNGESRSFKDMLDEALDGLQVRKRYVKFPAAFLGLLAQGFESFYRFFNIEKEPPLTLYTYYLMRYSQTLDISAAVRDLGYQPKLTISEGIAKYVQHYREN from the coding sequence ATGGTGTATAATGGGGACAAGACAGAAACAGAAAATTGTATGAAAGGAGTAGCGATGAAGGTTCTAGTGACAGGTGCGACTGGCTTTCTAGGAAAGTATGTTGTAGAAGAGCTAGCTGAACAAGGCTATCAGGTGCGGGCTTTTGGTCGTAATCTGAAGGCTGGTCGGCAGTTAGAGGGTCCTTTAGTAGAGTTTTTTGCTGGTGATTTTACCAGAGAAGAAGAAATTTTTGCAGCCTGCGAAGGAGTGGATGCAGTGGTGCATGCTGGTGCTCTTTCAACGATTTGGGGACCCTGGGAGCAGTTTTATCAGACTAATGTAGTAGGAACCAAGCTGGTTATGGAAGCTTGCCGACATTTTGGAGTGCAAAGACTGGTCTATATTTCCTCCCCAAGTGTTTATGCTGCGGCGCGTGATCAACTCGCTATCAAAGAAGAGGCTGCTCCTCAGGAGAATGAGCTGAATTTCTATATCAAAAGCAAGCTCATGGCTGAGCGGATTGTCGGAAGTTATCCTCAAGTTCCATCGGTTATCTTGCGTCCTAGAGGGCTTTTTGGTATTGGAGATACCAGTATCTTTCCTAGGATTCTGCGCTTGAGCCAAAAATTGGCAATTCCACTCATCAGAAATGGCCAGCAAATGATGGACATGACCTGTGTGGAAAATGTGGCCTTGGCTGTTCGTCTGGCTTTGGAAATTCCAGAAGCGCAAGGACAAGTTTACAACATTACCAACGGAGAATCCCGTAGTTTCAAGGATATGCTGGATGAAGCTTTAGATGGTTTACAAGTTCGTAAACGTTATGTTAAGTTTCCTGCTGCTTTTCTAGGTCTTCTGGCACAGGGATTTGAAAGCTTTTATCGCTTTTTTAACATTGAAAAAGAGCCTCCTCTGACTCTTTACACTTATTACTTAATGCGTTACAGTCAAACGCTGGATATATCAGCAGCAGTAAGAGATTTGGGCTATCAACCCAAGTTGACAATCAGTGAAGGGATTGCAAAATATGTCCAACATTATCGAGAAAATTGA
- a CDS encoding Veg family protein, with product MSDAFTDVAKMKKIKEDIKAHEGQIVEMTLENGRKRQKSKQGRLIEVYPSLFIVEYSNEGGQPGEISNTYVESYTYSDILTEKNLIRYFDE from the coding sequence ATGAGTGATGCATTTACAGATGTGGCAAAAATGAAAAAAATCAAAGAAGATATCAAGGCGCATGAAGGACAAATCGTCGAGATGACGCTGGAAAACGGCCGTAAGCGCCAAAAAAGCAAGCAAGGCCGTCTGATTGAAGTTTATCCGTCTTTGTTTATCGTGGAATATTCCAATGAAGGCGGTCAGCCAGGAGAAATTTCCAATACCTATGTAGAGTCTTATACTTATTCTGACATTTTGACAGAAAAGAACCTCATCCGTTATTTTGATGAATAG
- a CDS encoding ABC transporter substrate-binding protein codes for MMKKSYKVLLAGLAAVSIFGLAACSQSGSESAKKDKKIDFILDWSPNTNHTGLYVAQEKGYFKEAGVDVDIKLPPEDSSSDLIINGKAPFGIYFQDSMAKKLDKGAEITAVAAIVEHNTSGIISKKSSGITGPKDLAGKKYGTWNDPVELGMLKTLVESQGGQFDEVEKVPNNDSNSITPIENGLFDAAWIYHGWDGIMAETQGMDTNFFYMKDYVKEFDYYSPVIIANNDYLKKNPDEAKKVLQAIKKGYQYAMEHPEEAADILIKHAPELKNKRDFVLASQKYLSEQYASDKDKWGQFEASRWNAFYKWAKDKGIVDNDLSDKGFSNDYIK; via the coding sequence ATGATGAAAAAAAGTTATAAAGTGTTGCTGGCAGGTTTAGCTGCCGTGTCTATCTTTGGTCTAGCGGCTTGCAGTCAGTCAGGCTCGGAGTCAGCTAAGAAGGATAAAAAGATTGATTTTATCCTAGACTGGTCACCTAACACCAACCATACCGGCCTTTATGTGGCTCAAGAAAAGGGCTACTTCAAGGAAGCAGGCGTGGATGTGGATATCAAGTTGCCGCCTGAAGATAGCAGTTCGGATTTGATTATCAACGGCAAGGCACCTTTTGGCATTTATTTCCAGGACTCCATGGCTAAAAAATTGGATAAGGGCGCAGAAATCACAGCCGTTGCAGCCATTGTAGAGCATAATACTTCGGGCATTATTTCCAAGAAGTCTTCAGGGATTACTGGACCTAAGGACCTAGCTGGCAAGAAATACGGCACTTGGAATGATCCAGTGGAGCTAGGCATGCTCAAAACTTTGGTTGAAAGCCAAGGCGGCCAGTTTGATGAAGTGGAAAAAGTTCCTAACAACGATTCTAACTCTATTACGCCGATTGAAAATGGTTTGTTTGATGCGGCCTGGATTTATCATGGCTGGGACGGCATCATGGCAGAGACGCAAGGCATGGACACTAATTTCTTTTACATGAAGGACTATGTCAAGGAGTTTGACTATTATTCTCCAGTGATCATTGCCAATAATGACTATCTCAAGAAGAATCCGGACGAGGCGAAAAAGGTCCTGCAGGCTATCAAGAAGGGCTATCAATATGCCATGGAGCACCCTGAAGAAGCAGCGGATATTTTAATCAAGCATGCGCCGGAATTGAAAAACAAGCGCGACTTTGTCTTGGCTTCTCAAAAATATTTGTCCGAGCAATATGCATCAGATAAGGACAAGTGGGGTCAGTTTGAGGCTAGCCGTTGGAATGCCTTTTACAAATGGGCCAAGGATAAGGGTATCGTGGACAATGACTTGAGTGACAAGGGATTTAGCAACGACTATATAAAATAA
- the rpsD gene encoding 30S ribosomal protein S4, with amino-acid sequence MSRYTGPSWKQARRLGLSLTGTGKELARRNYVPGQHGPNNRSKLSEYGLQLAEKQKLRFTYGVGEKQFRNLFVQASKIKEGILGFNFMLLLERRLDNVVYRLGLATTRRQARQFVNHGHILVDGKRVDIPSYRVTPGQVISVREKSLKVPAILEAVEATLGRPAFVSFDAEKLEGSLTRLPERDEINPEINEALIVEFYNKML; translated from the coding sequence ATGTCACGTTATACAGGACCATCTTGGAAACAAGCTCGTCGTTTGGGTCTTTCTCTTACTGGTACAGGTAAAGAATTGGCTCGCCGTAACTATGTACCTGGTCAACATGGACCAAACAACCGCAGCAAATTGTCAGAATACGGTTTACAATTGGCTGAAAAACAAAAACTTCGTTTCACTTACGGTGTAGGTGAAAAACAATTCCGTAACTTGTTTGTTCAAGCTTCAAAAATCAAAGAAGGAATCCTTGGTTTCAACTTCATGCTTCTCTTGGAGCGTCGCTTGGATAACGTTGTTTACCGTCTTGGTCTTGCGACTACTCGTCGTCAAGCTCGTCAATTCGTAAACCATGGGCACATCCTTGTTGACGGCAAACGCGTTGATATCCCATCATACCGCGTAACTCCAGGTCAAGTGATCTCAGTTCGCGAGAAATCATTGAAAGTGCCTGCAATCCTTGAAGCTGTTGAAGCAACTCTTGGACGTCCAGCATTCGTATCATTCGATGCTGAAAAATTAGAAGGTTCATTGACTCGCCTTCCAGAGCGCGATGAAATCAACCCAGAAATCAACGAAGCACTTATCGTTGAATTCTACAACAAAATGCTTTAA
- a CDS encoding ABC transporter ATP-binding protein — translation MTEIKLENVSYAYDEQQILKDISLQVEAGQVVAILGPSGVGKTTLFNLIAGILEVQSGRIVLDGQENPKGRVSYMLQKDLLLEHKTVLGNVILPLLIRKVSKKEATEQATQILKEFGLFDVADKYPHELSGGMRQRVALLRTYMFGHKLFLLDEAFSALDELTKMELHAWYLDIHRRLGLTTLLITHSIEEALALSDHIYILKNRPGEVVTDLQLTWSDSEDKELQKLRYKQEILRILGV, via the coding sequence ATGACAGAAATTAAACTTGAAAATGTAAGCTATGCTTATGATGAGCAGCAGATTTTGAAAGATATCAGCCTACAGGTAGAAGCAGGTCAGGTCGTAGCGATTTTGGGACCTAGCGGAGTCGGGAAAACGACCCTCTTTAATCTGATTGCTGGGATTTTGGAGGTCCAATCGGGCAGGATTGTCCTAGACGGGCAGGAAAATCCCAAGGGCCGGGTGAGTTATATGCTGCAGAAGGACTTGCTGCTGGAGCACAAGACAGTGCTGGGCAATGTCATCTTGCCCCTGCTAATCCGAAAAGTATCAAAAAAGGAAGCGACGGAGCAGGCAACTCAGATTTTGAAAGAGTTCGGGCTCTTTGATGTAGCAGACAAGTATCCACATGAGCTGAGTGGGGGGATGCGGCAGCGCGTGGCTCTGCTACGGACCTATATGTTCGGTCACAAGCTATTTCTTCTAGACGAGGCCTTTAGTGCCTTGGATGAGCTGACTAAGATGGAGCTGCACGCTTGGTATCTGGATATTCATCGCAGGCTGGGTCTGACGACCCTTCTCATTACTCATAGCATCGAGGAAGCTCTGGCTCTCAGCGACCATATCTATATTCTGAAAAATCGGCCTGGAGAAGTCGTTACAGATCTCCAACTGACTTGGTCAGACAGTGAGGATAAGGAATTGCAGAAGCTGCGATATAAGCAGGAGATTTTGAGGATTTTGGGAGTGTGA
- a CDS encoding ABC transporter permease → MQEGRKIVLMKALQRLMRQQIGFLGMLGVLVIWQVMGWLKLLPKFILPTPLEIGQAFIRDAGFLASHSWATLKVALLGLVLGVILACILAILMDSMSWLNDLIYPMMVVVQTIPTIALAPILVLWLGYGILPKIVLIILTTTFPIIVSILDGFRHCDRDTLTLFELMQANRWQILWHFKIPASLPYFYAGLRVSVSYAFITTVVSEWLGGFEGLGVYMIQSKKLFQYDTMFAIIILVSVISLLGMKLVAVSEKYVIKWK, encoded by the coding sequence ATGCAGGAAGGGAGGAAAATTGTTCTAATGAAAGCACTACAAAGGCTGATGCGACAGCAAATCGGTTTCTTAGGTATGTTGGGTGTACTTGTCATCTGGCAGGTCATGGGCTGGCTCAAGCTCTTGCCCAAGTTTATCCTGCCGACGCCTCTGGAAATCGGTCAGGCCTTTATCAGAGATGCTGGATTTCTAGCAAGTCATAGCTGGGCGACCTTAAAAGTAGCCTTGCTGGGTTTAGTCTTGGGCGTCATCTTGGCCTGTATACTAGCTATACTCATGGACAGCATGAGCTGGCTCAATGATCTAATCTACCCCATGATGGTCGTGGTGCAGACGATTCCGACCATTGCTTTGGCGCCAATTCTGGTTCTCTGGCTGGGTTATGGGATTTTGCCCAAGATTGTGCTGATTATTCTGACGACGACTTTTCCGATTATCGTCAGTATTCTGGATGGTTTTCGGCATTGTGATCGGGATACTCTGACTCTCTTTGAGCTTATGCAGGCCAATCGCTGGCAGATTCTCTGGCATTTTAAGATTCCAGCTAGTTTGCCTTATTTCTATGCGGGCTTGCGCGTCAGTGTTTCCTATGCCTTCATCACGACTGTGGTTTCTGAATGGCTGGGCGGTTTTGAAGGCTTGGGTGTTTATATGATCCAGTCTAAGAAACTTTTCCAGTACGACACCATGTTTGCCATTATCATATTGGTTTCGGTTATCAGTCTTCTGGGGATGAAGCTGGTGGCTGTCAGTGAAAAATATGTCATTAAGTGGAAATAG